One region of Deinococcus radiopugnans ATCC 19172 genomic DNA includes:
- a CDS encoding DUF11 domain-containing protein: MSARFYLDAAGGAEVAGAHSVNSEAEFLRLALGDGPLLVHGEALCRWARRFGAGRGIPTQEVVAPTARLQRLLPRLALTDAQAALRGWPALAQADSADELAQTMLDSAALVGEPQHAAQWLLWWVGPEAQQPGAQTLMRQVGTALAGEVSGHWRGVYDGAADDGSEKAHAEGLLRRWLGLDSESLDWPRPFPAVLPDHVCRRLGEMLEHATAARGIAVYRELRERQADPQVLALAGTAAGEWLRHHPEALGRDTLREIQDHLQTELHGDLLARLPRPLPPLPPQEVPAWADWMTDAYLPYRSWNEADHAALRPHLRQFVEAFLDVYAAALNGGAHAERLIWRRSAALCGQPYVTLVAVCDGLHLHDLAILQRELARHDTGRRLTLTGQDIAFGALPTITSRAKPALFCGVAPAQTGTQPLLGFQATKEDRVGEALRGAAAGDVVFWNIAEPDVIYHKAESLDRARDEVSARLSVIARRLLGLLTALPEGLPVQLVVTTDHGRLLRASGRTATPPDGFNPEGRAAYGAWADIPAAGFRLEENMVLLGRSRYGLAEDAAALFSDETFVDTAGRGGNVICPHGGLSPEEVLLPWVTYVRDLAFRLPTLTAEGDGQAEEPGTFILTLTNPNSVPLVVERLGGPLGAQVTDWAPWTVAPQSQQRLTVALGSWPTSAALSALTLRATVRAPRSAAQDVAVTLKLKSVELYTSTADILGDLLS; the protein is encoded by the coding sequence ATGAGCGCCCGTTTCTACCTGGACGCGGCGGGCGGCGCCGAGGTGGCCGGGGCGCACAGCGTGAACAGCGAAGCCGAGTTCCTGCGCCTGGCGCTGGGCGACGGCCCCCTGCTGGTCCACGGCGAAGCGCTCTGCCGCTGGGCCAGGCGCTTCGGGGCGGGGCGGGGCATCCCCACCCAGGAGGTGGTGGCCCCCACAGCCCGCCTGCAGCGGCTGTTGCCGCGGCTGGCCTTGACAGACGCGCAGGCCGCCCTAAGGGGCTGGCCGGCGCTGGCGCAGGCAGACAGTGCCGATGAACTCGCCCAGACGATGCTGGACAGCGCCGCCCTGGTCGGTGAACCCCAGCATGCCGCGCAGTGGCTGTTGTGGTGGGTGGGGCCCGAGGCCCAGCAGCCCGGAGCGCAGACCCTGATGCGCCAGGTGGGTACGGCCCTGGCTGGCGAGGTCAGCGGCCACTGGCGCGGCGTGTACGACGGCGCCGCAGATGACGGAAGTGAAAAGGCCCACGCCGAGGGCCTGCTGCGCCGCTGGCTGGGTCTGGACAGCGAGAGCCTCGACTGGCCGCGGCCCTTTCCGGCGGTTCTCCCGGACCACGTTTGCAGGCGGCTGGGCGAGATGCTAGAGCACGCAACCGCAGCACGGGGCATCGCGGTCTACCGCGAATTGCGGGAGCGGCAGGCCGACCCCCAGGTGCTGGCTCTTGCCGGCACGGCGGCCGGGGAGTGGCTGCGTCACCATCCCGAGGCCCTGGGCCGGGACACGCTGCGAGAAATACAGGATCATCTCCAGACTGAGCTGCATGGTGACCTGCTCGCCCGGTTGCCCCGTCCGCTGCCTCCCTTGCCCCCCCAGGAAGTCCCAGCCTGGGCGGACTGGATGACCGACGCCTACCTGCCCTATCGCAGCTGGAACGAGGCCGACCACGCCGCGCTGCGGCCCCACCTGCGGCAGTTCGTGGAGGCCTTCCTGGACGTCTACGCGGCGGCCTTAAACGGCGGCGCACACGCGGAGCGGCTGATCTGGCGGCGCAGCGCGGCGCTGTGTGGCCAGCCTTACGTGACCCTGGTGGCTGTCTGTGACGGCCTGCACCTCCATGACCTCGCCATTCTGCAGCGCGAACTGGCCCGCCACGATACCGGGCGCCGGCTGACACTCACCGGACAGGACATCGCGTTCGGTGCCCTGCCCACCATCACCAGCCGCGCCAAGCCAGCCTTGTTTTGTGGCGTGGCGCCCGCACAGACTGGGACGCAGCCTCTGCTCGGCTTTCAGGCGACAAAAGAGGACCGGGTAGGAGAAGCGCTGCGCGGAGCCGCCGCCGGCGACGTGGTGTTCTGGAACATCGCTGAACCCGACGTGATCTACCACAAGGCCGAAAGCCTGGACCGCGCCCGGGATGAGGTCTCGGCGCGGCTTTCGGTGATCGCCAGGCGGCTGCTGGGCCTCTTGACCGCCCTGCCGGAGGGGCTGCCGGTGCAGCTGGTCGTGACCACCGACCACGGACGATTGCTGCGCGCCTCCGGGCGCACCGCCACGCCGCCCGACGGCTTTAACCCCGAGGGCCGGGCGGCCTACGGCGCCTGGGCGGACATTCCTGCCGCAGGCTTCCGGCTGGAGGAGAACATGGTCCTGCTGGGCCGCAGCCGCTACGGCCTCGCTGAGGACGCCGCGGCGCTGTTCAGCGACGAGACGTTCGTGGACACAGCCGGACGGGGCGGCAACGTGATCTGTCCCCATGGGGGCCTGAGCCCTGAGGAAGTCCTGCTGCCATGGGTCACGTATGTGCGTGACCTGGCGTTCCGCCTGCCCACCCTGACGGCAGAGGGCGATGGCCAGGCCGAAGAACCCGGCACCTTCATCCTGACCCTGACCAACCCCAATTCAGTGCCGCTGGTCGTGGAACGCCTGGGGGGTCCGCTGGGCGCGCAGGTCACCGATTGGGCACCCTGGACCGTGGCGCCGCAGAGCCAGCAGCGCTTGACCGTGGCCCTCGGCTCCTGGCCGACGTCGGCGGCGCTCAGCGCCCTGACCCTGCGGGCCACGGTGCGCGCGCCGCGAAGCGCGGCCCAGGACGTCGCCGTCACCCTGAAGCTGAAATCCGTTGAACTGTACACCTCCACCGCTGACATCCTGGGAGACTTGCTGTCATGA
- the brxL gene encoding BREX system Lon protease-like protein BrxL encodes MNAEAVNTVSPLDGQALHDLNGKVVQVFKSLAIDKRRLPASQLTKRGIPAYVAEWVLESVVPGQGELSIEEATKVRDWAARVIPGPGEQNVIKHRLAQGQTVKVLTPLQAEVRLKKGKDAERVAQLSLLGIGDAYIADALLEDHPDLLRHGMWGVVELGALKDGVAVLSFKPMQASVNLQLYKAARRQFNLHEWRALLLTSLGFDPSAFTEWQQTLLLCRLLPLVQKNMHLMELAPKGTGKSFTFENISPKVRLISGGNISPAVLFVNNASGQWGLLARFKVVVLDEVQTARFEKPEEIVGGLKGYLANGKLTRGGLHETASDCGFVILANISLDDQQRPVRELLVEELPSFLQETAFLDRIRALLPGWQLPKLSSKLLVGLDSALTVGLKSDFFGDALIALREDLEAESYAARNVHLAGARPYSRNEESVRAIAAGLMKIQFPHGEPTPLEFHRYCVKPALQLRQLIWDQLYTLDSEYRQYEHGLNVQ; translated from the coding sequence ATGAATGCCGAGGCCGTGAACACTGTTTCTCCCCTGGACGGGCAAGCCCTCCACGACTTGAATGGCAAAGTCGTGCAGGTCTTCAAGTCGCTCGCCATCGATAAGCGCCGTCTGCCCGCCAGCCAGCTCACGAAGCGCGGGATTCCGGCCTATGTGGCCGAGTGGGTGCTTGAAAGCGTGGTGCCTGGGCAGGGCGAGCTCAGCATCGAGGAGGCCACTAAGGTTCGCGACTGGGCCGCACGGGTGATCCCTGGCCCTGGCGAGCAGAACGTCATCAAGCACCGCCTGGCGCAGGGCCAGACCGTGAAGGTGCTGACCCCCCTGCAGGCCGAGGTGCGGCTGAAAAAGGGCAAGGATGCCGAGCGCGTCGCGCAGCTCAGCTTGCTGGGCATCGGGGACGCCTACATTGCTGACGCGCTGCTGGAAGACCACCCGGACCTGCTGCGGCACGGGATGTGGGGCGTGGTGGAACTCGGCGCCCTGAAAGACGGCGTGGCCGTCTTGTCCTTCAAGCCAATGCAGGCCAGCGTGAACCTGCAGCTCTACAAGGCGGCCCGACGGCAGTTCAACCTGCACGAATGGCGAGCGCTGCTGCTCACCTCGCTGGGCTTTGACCCGTCAGCCTTTACCGAGTGGCAGCAGACCCTGCTGCTGTGCCGCCTGCTGCCGCTGGTGCAGAAGAACATGCACCTGATGGAGCTCGCACCCAAGGGAACGGGCAAAAGCTTTACCTTCGAGAACATCAGCCCGAAGGTGCGCCTGATCAGCGGCGGAAACATTTCCCCGGCCGTGCTGTTCGTGAACAACGCCAGCGGGCAGTGGGGCCTGCTGGCGCGCTTCAAGGTGGTGGTGCTCGACGAAGTCCAGACGGCCCGCTTTGAGAAGCCCGAGGAAATCGTGGGCGGCCTGAAGGGCTACCTTGCCAACGGCAAGCTGACGCGCGGCGGCCTGCACGAGACTGCCAGCGACTGCGGCTTCGTGATCCTGGCCAACATTTCCCTCGATGACCAGCAGCGGCCGGTGCGCGAACTGCTGGTGGAGGAGTTGCCCTCTTTTCTGCAGGAGACCGCCTTTCTCGACCGCATCCGCGCCCTGCTGCCTGGATGGCAGTTGCCCAAGCTCAGCTCCAAGCTGCTTGTTGGCCTGGACTCCGCGCTGACCGTGGGCCTGAAGTCCGACTTCTTTGGCGACGCCCTGATCGCCCTGCGCGAAGATCTGGAAGCCGAGAGCTACGCGGCCCGCAACGTGCACCTCGCAGGCGCGAGGCCCTATAGCCGCAACGAGGAATCGGTGCGCGCCATCGCTGCCGGACTGATGAAGATCCAGTTTCCCCATGGCGAGCCGACCCCGCTGGAATTCCACCGGTATTGCGTGAAGCCGGCCCTGCAACTCCGGCAGCTGATCTGGGATCAGCTGTACACCCTCGACAGCGAGTACCGGCAGTACGAGCACGGCCTCAACGTCCAGTGA
- a CDS encoding cysteine desulfurase family protein translates to MTVYLDDHATTPCDPRVVDAMLPYFTGQFANPSSTTHLPGRRAADAVEGAREQVAELLNAPPSDVVFTASATESNNLALYGVTRAAVQGHRRRIITLPTEHKAVLEPCRDLAGQGFEVVYAPVDRYGLVVLDALDELLTPETLLVSMQAANSEIGTVQPVAEVAERVRAAGALLHCDATQAVGRLPLDWRALPIDLLSLSGHKLYGPKGSGALLVRRALRRGGLTPLMRGGGQEGGLRPGTHNVPAIVGLGVAADLMRQQGDSDARRVQAMRDRFESALRSCLPAARLNGHPTQRLPGNSSVTLPGVEADALLLNLPEYALSLGSACNSGALEPSYVLTAIGLSREDADATFRVGLGRFTQEEDLSRLVRDLALVHARLASYAPPT, encoded by the coding sequence GTGACCGTCTACCTCGACGATCACGCCACCACCCCCTGTGATCCCCGTGTGGTGGACGCCATGCTGCCGTATTTCACCGGGCAGTTCGCCAACCCCTCCAGCACCACCCACCTTCCCGGGCGCCGGGCGGCGGACGCGGTCGAGGGGGCCCGCGAGCAGGTGGCCGAGCTGCTTAACGCCCCCCCGAGCGATGTGGTGTTTACCGCCAGCGCCACAGAAAGCAACAACCTCGCCCTGTACGGCGTGACCAGGGCCGCGGTGCAGGGCCACCGGCGCCGGATCATCACCCTGCCCACCGAGCACAAGGCCGTGTTGGAACCTTGCCGCGACCTGGCCGGGCAGGGCTTTGAGGTGGTCTACGCTCCGGTCGACCGATATGGCCTGGTGGTGCTGGACGCTTTGGACGAACTGCTCACGCCAGAGACGCTGCTGGTGTCCATGCAGGCGGCCAACAGCGAAATCGGCACCGTGCAGCCTGTGGCGGAGGTTGCTGAGCGGGTCCGCGCCGCAGGCGCGCTGCTGCACTGCGACGCGACGCAGGCGGTGGGCCGCCTGCCGCTGGACTGGCGCGCGCTGCCGATTGACCTGCTGTCTCTCAGTGGGCACAAGCTGTACGGGCCAAAAGGAAGTGGGGCCCTGCTGGTGCGCCGCGCCCTGCGCCGAGGGGGGCTGACCCCCCTGATGCGGGGCGGCGGACAGGAAGGGGGCCTGCGCCCAGGCACCCACAACGTGCCCGCCATTGTGGGTCTGGGCGTCGCGGCCGATCTGATGCGGCAGCAGGGAGACAGCGACGCCAGGCGCGTCCAGGCCATGCGGGACCGCTTCGAGTCAGCCCTGCGGTCCTGTCTCCCGGCAGCGCGCCTCAACGGCCACCCCACACAGCGGCTGCCGGGCAACAGCAGCGTCACCCTGCCTGGTGTGGAGGCCGACGCCCTGCTGCTGAACCTTCCCGAGTACGCACTGAGCCTGGGTTCAGCGTGCAATAGCGGCGCGCTGGAACCCTCTTACGTTCTGACCGCAATCGGCCTCAGCCGGGAAGACGCGGACGCAACATTCCGCGTCGGCCTGGGCCGGTTCACCCAGGAGGAAGACCTTTCCCGGCTGGTCAGGGACTTGGCGCTGGTGCACGCCCGACTCGCGTCCTATGCGCCTCCCACCTGA
- a CDS encoding Fic family protein: MTRFQPRYLHNHPGWTNFTWNSAAVSNLLAQVNFQRGVLSGQLSILGLDAQQSALIDALTDDAARSSRIEGEVLDEMKVRSSVARRLGLPYAGLPELHRDVVGVVDVTLDATRNASEPLTEERLLRWHNALFPTGQSGLTPILTGQYRTDAQGPMQVVGNRLDKPTVHFEAPAAGRVPNLMDDFLAWLEAEQHLDPVIKAGLAHLHFLTIHPFEDGNGRLARVITDLLLARADRRSERHYSLSRQIQEHQREYYEILERTQRQHTPDVTAWLKWFLQRVLNATEQTQQALGAVRAKRAYFDQHRAAALNDRQLDVLNRLFEPFDGKLTRRKYVRLAGKGQASGGLQRRPISEDTALRDLDGLVAAGMLVREGAGRGVHYRVLLPDNADVSAFSEDLFTTASGLTCGDMAKRETAEQNV; encoded by the coding sequence ATGACCCGCTTTCAGCCGCGCTATCTGCATAACCATCCCGGCTGGACGAACTTCACCTGGAACAGTGCCGCCGTGTCGAACCTGCTCGCACAGGTCAACTTCCAGCGCGGCGTCCTCAGCGGACAGCTCAGCATCCTGGGCCTAGATGCCCAGCAAAGCGCCCTGATAGACGCCCTGACCGACGACGCCGCCCGCAGCAGCCGCATCGAGGGCGAGGTGCTCGACGAGATGAAGGTCCGCTCCAGCGTGGCCCGGCGCCTGGGCTTGCCGTACGCGGGCCTGCCCGAACTTCACCGCGACGTCGTCGGCGTGGTCGACGTCACCCTCGACGCCACCCGGAACGCCTCTGAGCCCCTCACCGAGGAACGCCTGTTGCGCTGGCACAACGCCCTGTTCCCCACCGGGCAGAGCGGCCTCACCCCGATTCTCACCGGCCAGTACCGCACCGACGCGCAGGGCCCCATGCAGGTTGTCGGCAACCGTCTCGACAAGCCCACCGTGCACTTTGAGGCGCCGGCGGCCGGCCGTGTTCCGAACCTGATGGACGATTTCCTGGCGTGGTTGGAAGCCGAGCAGCACCTCGACCCCGTCATCAAGGCCGGCCTTGCGCACCTGCACTTTCTGACCATTCATCCCTTCGAAGACGGCAACGGGCGCCTCGCGCGGGTGATCACCGATCTACTGCTCGCCCGCGCCGACCGGCGCAGCGAGCGGCACTACTCCCTGTCCCGTCAGATCCAGGAGCACCAGCGGGAATACTACGAGATCCTGGAGCGCACGCAGCGGCAGCATACTCCAGACGTCACGGCGTGGCTGAAATGGTTCCTCCAGCGCGTCCTCAACGCCACCGAACAGACCCAGCAGGCCCTGGGCGCGGTGCGCGCCAAGCGCGCGTACTTCGACCAACACCGCGCTGCGGCGCTGAATGACCGGCAGTTGGACGTCCTGAACCGACTGTTCGAGCCCTTCGACGGAAAGCTCACCCGCCGGAAGTACGTGCGTCTCGCCGGTAAAGGCCAGGCCTCCGGTGGCCTGCAGCGTCGGCCGATCAGCGAGGACACCGCGCTGCGCGACCTGGACGGCCTCGTGGCAGCCGGCATGCTCGTCCGTGAGGGCGCCGGGCGAGGCGTGCATTACCGCGTGCTGCTCCCTGACAATGCGGACGTCTCAGCGTTCAGCGAGGATCTGTTCACCACGGCGTCCGGCCTGACATGCGGCGACATGGCAAAAAGAGAGACAGCCGAACAGAATGTCTAG
- a CDS encoding transposase family protein, whose amino-acid sequence MRPHISLLPFLIQIPGWCDPKLIHYPWETLWTVILVGLLSGSENILALSQWLPGQREVLTQHLALDRIPQHAMIYRFFWWLEQHLGQFQSVLLEWVKAQHPAAHDRLVLVAGDGKVLKGSGREGQAALSFLNRVEIKACWTRALLGKPVGTELVHQCMP is encoded by the coding sequence GTGCGACCACATATCAGCCTACTACCATTTTTAATCCAAATCCCGGGCTGGTGTGACCCGAAGCTCATCCATTACCCCTGGGAGACGCTGTGGACAGTCATTCTGGTGGGCTTATTGTCAGGGTCAGAAAATATTCTGGCGCTCTCTCAATGGTTGCCAGGGCAGCGCGAGGTGCTGACACAGCACCTCGCGCTGGACCGGATCCCACAGCATGCGATGATCTACCGCTTCTTCTGGTGGCTGGAACAGCATCTGGGTCAGTTTCAAAGCGTCCTGCTGGAGTGGGTGAAGGCCCAGCATCCGGCGGCGCATGACCGGCTCGTCCTGGTGGCCGGAGACGGCAAGGTCCTGAAGGGAAGCGGGCGAGAGGGCCAGGCGGCCCTCTCATTCCTCAACCGAGTTGAGATAAAAGCCTGTTGGACACGCGCACTCCTTGGAAAGCCTGTCGGAACTGAGCTGGTCCATCAATGTATGCCGTAG